In a single window of the Lagenorhynchus albirostris chromosome 19, mLagAlb1.1, whole genome shotgun sequence genome:
- the GEMIN7 gene encoding gem-associated protein 7 isoform X1, giving the protein MLAEKNCPAPRAGVMALTLLSDQPGFAPFSCQSQACTQSMIWHRPASVSSSGKWGLCRILSCKELTVELQRQQEPHKKKDNPNRPSRIMQTPLTTTVPVLRLPRGPDGLSRGFAPDGRRALLKPVVPEIPESQESRESQEQRARAALRERYLRSLLAMVGRQVSFTLHEGVHVTAHFGATDLDVANFYVSQLQTPIGVQAEALLRCSDIISYTFKP; this is encoded by the exons ATGCTGGCTGAAAAAAACTGCCCTGCTCCCAGGGCAGGGGTGATGGCCCTGACTCTGTTATCAGACCAGCCTGGATTTGCTCCCTTTTCCTGCCAATCGCAAGCCTGCACCCAGTCAATGATTTGGCATCGtccagcttcagtttcctcttcggGAAAATGGGGCTTGTGCAG GATCCTTTCTTGCAAGGAGCTGACAGTTGAGCTGCAGAGACAGCAAGAGCCTCACAAGAAAAAGGACAATCCCAATCGCCCCT CCAGGATAATGCAGACTCCACTGACCACTACTGTGCCCGTGCTCCGGCTCCCCCGGGGCCCTGATGGCTTGAGCCGAGGCTTTGCCCCCGACGGACGCAGAGCCCTCCTGAAACCGGTGGTTCCTGAAATCCCGGAGTCTCAAGAATCTCGGGAATCCCAGGAACAGCGGGCCCGAGCCGCCCTTCGGGAGCGCTACCTCCGCAGCCTGCTGGCCATGGTGGGGCGCCAGGTGAGCTTCACGTTGCACGAGGGTGTGCATGTGACCGCCCACTTCGGAGCCACTGACCTGGACGTGGCCAACTTCTACGTGTCGCAGCTGCAGACTCCGATAGGCGTGCAGGCTGAGGCGCTGCTCCGGTGTAGTGACATTATCTCATACACCTTCAAACCGTAA
- the GEMIN7 gene encoding gem-associated protein 7 isoform X2, with translation MQTPLTTTVPVLRLPRGPDGLSRGFAPDGRRALLKPVVPEIPESQESRESQEQRARAALRERYLRSLLAMVGRQVSFTLHEGVHVTAHFGATDLDVANFYVSQLQTPIGVQAEALLRCSDIISYTFKP, from the coding sequence ATGCAGACTCCACTGACCACTACTGTGCCCGTGCTCCGGCTCCCCCGGGGCCCTGATGGCTTGAGCCGAGGCTTTGCCCCCGACGGACGCAGAGCCCTCCTGAAACCGGTGGTTCCTGAAATCCCGGAGTCTCAAGAATCTCGGGAATCCCAGGAACAGCGGGCCCGAGCCGCCCTTCGGGAGCGCTACCTCCGCAGCCTGCTGGCCATGGTGGGGCGCCAGGTGAGCTTCACGTTGCACGAGGGTGTGCATGTGACCGCCCACTTCGGAGCCACTGACCTGGACGTGGCCAACTTCTACGTGTCGCAGCTGCAGACTCCGATAGGCGTGCAGGCTGAGGCGCTGCTCCGGTGTAGTGACATTATCTCATACACCTTCAAACCGTAA
- the ZNF296 gene encoding zinc finger protein 296, with amino-acid sequence MSRRKAGCMPRRREPTPAANSDDEMEMPDLFIDVKLEPDPRPLQARRLGPFNPKEMPAPGRFEGEPRHSPGPVPAGGLFHALGLRNQWAPWTPLTPHLPDRQPWTDKHPDLLTCGRCLQTFPLEAITAFMDHKKLGCQLFRGPSPCQSSEREDLKALSCLRCGRQFTGAWKLLRHAQWDHGLSIYQTEPEAPEAPLLGLAEVAAAVSAVAGPEAEAKGPRLGSTRRSPTCPVCKKTLSSFSNLKVHMRSHTGERPYACDQCPYACAQSSKLNRHKKTHRQQLQPQSPCVADASREQASAAPPEPAAHAAAPASILQCSGGEGAGAAATAGVQEPGAPGGGAQVGPGVDGWGADTKEQRTDPEKNQKTSPKKTLKPAGKSRGPGPGGSCEFCGKHFTNSSNLTVHRRSHTGERPYACELCSYACAQSSKLNRHRRMHGLGPGGPRFKCPHCCVPFGLRATLDKHLRQKHPDVVGDA; translated from the exons ATGTCCCGCCGCAAGGCCGGCTGCATGCCTCGCCGAAGAGAGCCCACTCCCGCCGCCAACTCAGACGACGAGATGGAGATGCCGGACCTCTTCATCGATGTGAAGCTCGAGCCGGACCCGCGGCCCCTACAGGCCCGGCGGCTAGGGCCCTTCAACCCGAAGGAAATGCCCGCGCCGGGGCGGTTCGAGGGCGAACCCCGCCACTCCCCCGGCCCCGTGCCCGCTGGCGGCCTCTTCCACGCCCTGGGCCTGCGCAACCAGTGGGCGCCGTGGACGCCGCTGACCCCGCACCTTCCCG ACCGCCAGCCGTGGACCGACAAACACCCAGATCTGTTGACCTGCGGCCGCTGCCTGCAGACTTTCCCGTTGGAGGCCATCACTGCTTTCATGGACCACAAGAAGCTGGGCTGTCAGCTCTTCAgaggccccagcccctgccagagCTCAG AACGCGAGGACCTGAAGGCCTTGAGCTGCCTCCGCTGCGGCCGACAGTTCACAGGAGCCTGGAAACTGCTGCGCCACGCCCAGTGGGACCACGGACTGTCCATCTACCAGACGGAACCCGAGGCCCCAGAGGCCCCGCTGCTGGGCCTGGCCGAGGTGGCTGCTGCCGTGTCGGCGGTGGCGGGGCCAGAAGCCGAGGCCAAGGGCCCCCGGCTGGGTTCCACCCGACGGAGCCCCACCTGCCCCGTGTGCAAGAAGACCCTCAGCTCCTTCAGCAACCTGAAGGTGCACATGCGCTCGCACACTGGCGAGCGGCCCTACGCCTGTGACCAGTGTCCCTATGCCTGCGCCCAGAGCAGCAAGCTCAACCGCCACAAGAAGACCCATCGGCAGCAGCTACAGCCCCAGAGCCCCTGCGTGGCCGATGCCAGTCGGGAGCAGGCCTCCGCCGCCCCTCCGGAGCCGGCCGCCCATGCCGCCGCCCCGGCCAGCATCCTCCAGTGCAGCGGCGGAGAGGGGGCCGGAGCAGCCGCCACGGCGGGGGTCCAGGAACCTGGGGCTCCTGGCGGTGGGGCCCAGGTGGGCCCCGGCGTGGACGGCTGGGGAGCTGACACCAAGGAGCAGAGAACTGACCCCGAGAAGAACCAGAAGACGTCACCCAAGAAGACGCTGAAGCCAGCGGGCAAGAGCCGGGGCCCCGGGCCCGGGGGCAGCTGCGAGTTCTGCGGGAAGCATTTCACCAACAGCAGCAACCTGACGGTGCACCGGCGCTCGCACACGGGCGAGCGGCCCTACGCCTGCGAGCTCTGTTCCTACGCCTGCGCCCAGAGCAGCAAACTCAACCGCCACCGCCGCATGCACGGCCTGGGGCCTGGCGGGCCCCGCTTCAAGTGCCCCCACTGCTGCGTGCCCTTCGGCCTGCGGGCCACCCTGGACAAGCATCTGCGGCAGAAGCACCCCGACGTGGTTGGGGATGCCTGA